A segment of the Streptomyces sp. NBC_01235 genome:
CGGAGGTCGCCGTCGTGTTCGGCGCGGGCCTGTGGGACGGCGAGCCGTCGCCGTATCTCGCGCACCGGCTGGACGCGGCGGCCACGCTGTACCGGGAGGGCCGTATCAAGGTCGTGCTCGTGACGGGTGACAACAGCCGCAAGGACTACGACGAGCCCGACGCGATGCGCGCGTACCTGACGAAGCACGGGGTGCCCGACGCGCGGATCGTCAGCGACTACGCCGGTTTCGACACCTGGGACTCCTGCGTCCGCGCCAAGAAGATCTTCGGGGTCGACCGGGCCGTACTGATCAGCCAGGGGTTCCACATCCGGCGTGCCGTCGCCCTGTGCGAGGCGGCGGGGGTGGACTCGTACGGGGTCGGGGTCGATGCCAAACATGACGTGACCTGGTACTACGGGGGCGCCCGGGAGGTCTTCGCGGCCGGCAAGGCGGCCCTGGACGCGGTGTTCGAGCCGGACCCCCGGTTCCTCGGGCCGAAGGAACCCGGGGTGACGAGGGCGCTGGCCGACGGCCGGTAGCGAACGGGGCGGGCGCCTCACGGCGGGTCCGGGCCGGCCGGGAGGGCACCACCACACCGCCGTAACAGGAGATCGCACGGCGCGTAACACGGCCGACGCACGCTGAGGCGTATGCGGACCACCTCGACACCCACCCACTGCCCGTACTGCGCCCTGCAGTGCGGGATGGCCCTGTCGCCCCTGCCCACGGGTGGTGTCGAGGTGGTCGAGCGCGCGGACTTCCCGGTGAACCGGGGCGCGCTGTGCGGCAAGGGCCGTACGGCGCCGGAGGTGCTCTCCTCCCGAGTGCGGCTGACCTCCCCGTTGGTGCGGTCCGGCGACTCGCTCGTGCCGGCCACCTGGGACGAGGCGCTCGACCGGATCGCCGGGGAGCTGGCGCGGGTGCGCGCGGAGCACGGCGCCGACGCGCTCGGCGTGTTCGGCGGGGGCGGGCTGACGAACGAGAAGGCGTACACGCTCGGCAAGTTCGCGCGGGTCGTGCTCGGCACCTCGCAGATCGACTACAACGGGCGTTTCTGCATGTCGTCCGCGGCGGCGGCCGGCATCAAGGCGTTCGGGCTCGACCGGGGGCTGCCCTTCCCGCTGGAGGACATCCCGAAGACGGGGTGCGTGATCCTGGTCGGGTCCAACCTCGCGGAGACCATGCCTCCCTCGCTTCGGTTCTTCAACGAACTGCGCGAGAACGGCGGCACGTTGATCGTGATCGACCCGCGCCGGACCAAGACCGCCGAGCAGGCCGACCTGCATCTCGCGCCCCGGCCGGGGACGGATCTCGCCCTCGCCCTCGGCCTGTTGCACCTGATCGTCGCCGAGGGGCGGGTCGACGAGGAGTACGTGCGGGAGCGGACCGTCGGCTGGGAGGACGCACGGGCGGCGGCCATGGCGCACTGGCCGGAGTACGTGGAGCGGATCACGGGGGTGTCCGTTCCTGAACTCCGGGAAACAGTGCGGCTGTTCTGCGAGCCCGAGGCCGCGATGGTGCTCACCGCGCGCGGGCCCGAGCAGCAGTCCAAGGGGACCGACACGGTCGGCGCGTGGATCAACCTGTGCCTGGCGACGGGCCGGGCGGGGCGCCCGCTCAGCGGCTACGGCTGCCTGACCGGGCAGGGCAACGGGCAGGGCGGGCGCGAGCACGGCCAGAAGGCCGACCAGCTGCCCGGCTACCGCAAGCTGGACGACCCGGCGGCCCGGGCGCACGTGGCCGAGGTGTGGGGCATCGACCCCGACTCCCTGCCCGGGCCGGGGCGCAGCGCCTACGAGCTGCTGGACGCGCTGGGTACGGACATCCGCTCGCTGCTGCTGATGGGGTCGAACCCGGTGGTGTCGGCGCCGCGCGCGGCGCACGTCGAGGAGCGCATCAAGTCCCTCGACTTCCTCGCCGTGTGCGACGTCGTCCTGTCGGAGACGGCCGCCCTCGCGGACGTCGTCCTGCCGGTCACCCAGTGGGCGGAGGAGACGGGGACGACGACCAACCTGGAGGGGCGGGTGCTGCTGCGACGCCAGGCGATCACCGCTCCGGAAGGCGTGCGCAGCGACCTGGAGGTGCTGCACGAGCTGGCGGCACGACTGGGCGTCGAGAAGGGCTTCCCGACCGAGCCCGAGGAGGTCTTCGAGGAGCTCCGGCGGGCCAGCGCGGGCGGCATCGCGGACTACTCCGGGATCAGCTACGAGCGGCTGGCGCAGGGAGCGGGCGAAGGGGTGTTCTGGCCCTGCCCGGCGGAGGACGTGCGGAACGGGGAGGACGGGGACGAGGCCGAGGAGAAGCCGTCCGGCACGCCCCGGCTCTTCCTCGACCGGTTCGCCACGCCGGACGGCCGGGCCCGGTTCGTGCCGGTCTCGCACCGGCCGGCCGCCGAGGAGCCGGACGACGACTACCCCGTACTGCTCACCACCGGACGGGTCGTGGCGCAGTACCAGTCCGGCGCCCAGACCCGGCGCGTGGACGAGCTGAACGCCGCCGCGCCCGGCCCGTTCGTCGAGCTGCACCCCCGGCTGGCGGCGCGGCTCGGGGCGGCCGAGGGCGACCCGCTGGCGGTCGTGTCCCGCCGGGGGCGGGCCGTCGCACCCGCCCGCATCACCACCGGAATCCGCCCGGACACGGTCTTCATGCCGTTCCACTGGCCGGGCGAGGGCCGCGCCAACACCCTCACCAACCCGGCCCTCGACCCGACCTCACGCATGCCGGAGTTCAAGGTGTGCGCGGTACGGGTGGAGAAGGCGGCGCTCCAGGACCGCTCCAGGACCGCTCCAGGCCCCCTCCAGGCCCTCTAGGACGCCTCGCGAGGCCAGGCGCAGGGCCAGGCCGTCCAGGACGACCTCCAGGCCGTAGGTGAACTTGCCCTCGCGGAGCGCCACCGGGTCCGTCGCCTCGGCAGCGCTCGCGGCGTACTCGCCCGCGAGGTGGTCGTAGGGGGCGGCGGCCTGCTGGGCGGCGGGCATCAGACGGGCGATGAAGTCGGCCTCGGTCTCGCCGGAGCGGGCGACCGTGGTGAGCCAGGCCGCCTCGGTGGTGCTCACGCCGATGACGTAACTGAGCAGCGGCTCGATCGCGCGGCCCGGCTCCTCGAAGCCGGCGGCCGTGAACAGGGCGGCCAGGCTCTCGGAGAAGGCCATCAGGTTGGCGCCGAGGTAGGCGAGGCCGGCCTGACCGAGGACCGAGGGCAGCCAGGGGTGCCGTAGCGCCGTCGTACGGAACGAGCCCGCCGCCTCGGTGACGGCGGCGCGCCAGTCGGGGCCGTCGGCGGGCGGGACGTGGATCTCGGCGGCGACCTCGTCCACGGCCAGCTCCATCAGCTCGTCCTTGGTGGCGACGTGCCGGTAGAGGGAGGTCGCGCCGGCGTTCAGGCGCGCGCCCAGCTTGCGCATGCTCAGCGCCTCGATGCCCTCGGCGTCCAGCATCGTGACCGCCTCGCGGACGATCGCGTCCCGGCTGAGCGCGGGCTGGTCGGGCTCGCGCTTCTGCCGGGTCCAGACGGACGGGACGGGCGGCAGGTCCTCACCCAGTACCTGCAGTTCGTCCTCGGCTACTCCCCCGTCAAGGCGGGCCTCGCCTTCCTGCCGCTCGCCCTCGCCGCGCTGATCGGCAACGGCATGGGCGTGAAGGTGGCGGCGAAGATCGGCAACCGGTTCGTCGTCCTCTCCGGCATGCTCGTGATGGCCGCCTGCTTCGCCCTGCTGACGACGGTCGACGCCGACTCGGGCTTCACCGTCCCGGCGATCGCCCTCGGGCTGCTCGGCCTCGGCGCGGGGCTCGCGATGCCGGCCGCCGTCGGCGCGCTGATGGGCACCATCCCCGCGGACAAGGCGGGCGTCGGCTCGGCCCTCAACGACACGATCCAGCAGGCCGGCACGGCTCTCGGCATCGCGATCCTCGGCTCCCTGCTGACCAGCGGCTACGCCGCCGAGATGCCGGCCGACGCCCCCGAGGCGGCCCGGCAGTCCATCGGCGGGGCGCTGGCGGTGGCCGGCGAGGACCAGGGCCTGGCCCGGGCGGCCCGCGAGGCCTTCACCGCCTCGATGACGACGACCTTCACGGTCAGCGCGATCGGCGTCCTGGCGGCGGCGATCCTGGCCACCCTGGTCATGCGGGACCGCAAGCCGGAACAGCCGATAACCGAGGCCCGGGTGGAGGAGCGGGAGCTGGTCACCTCCTGACCGACTCGACTCCGTACGGCGAAGGCCGGCACCCCGCGGGGTGCCGGCCTTCGGCGTGGTCAGTGACGTACGCCCCTGCCGGGCCGGCCGTCAGCGGGCGGCCGCCCAGCCCGGGACCGTGGGCAGCACCTTCTGCGCGATGCGCAGCAGTGCCGCGTCGTCCGGCCGCACGCTGTCCTGGCGCCAGATGGCGAGTTCGTAGGAACCGCCGCCGTCCTTGCTGTCCGGGGCGACGACCAGGGTGCGGGCGATGCCGCCGGGCCCGGTTTCGGACTTGCCGCCGCCGAGGTTGAACTGGATGGAGAACGTCTGGCCCGAGTAGAGCACCGCGGGGTGGCCCAGGATCGTCTTCTTCTCCGCCTCGTTCAGCAGGTCCTCCATCCCGGCGATCGGGAGGTCGTCGTAGGACCGCGAGAGCTTCACGGTGTAGGTGTCCAGCTGGACGGTCCCCTCAGGCGTCGGAATCTCGGTGCCGCCCGCCATCTCGACCGAGCCGTCACTGCCGTAGGCCGTCAGCGCGTGCTCCTGCGGCGTACCGGCGAGCGTCGGCAGGTCCGCACGGTTCAGCGCCGTGCACAACTGCGTCCCGGAGATGCGGTGCGCCGCCCTCGCGGCCTTGTCGGCCTTCTCATCCTTGTCGTCGACCGAACAGGTCGCCGGCTTGTCGGCGGCCTTGGCATCGTTCTTCTGGATCACGAACAGCCCGCCCCCGAGCGCCCCGACCACGACCAGCGCCGCGATGGCCTGAGCCCACGCGTTCGGGCCCTTCTCGGGCGCGCCAACTTCCTCGACCATGTCCCCCATGTCCCCTGTTACTCCCGGTACCCCCTGCTCGCGCCGGATGCGCGCTGGGGGAGCGTAACGGGTGATCCAGCCACGGGGAAGCAAGTTTCCTCACCAGTAGGTAACGTCCAGCACCCGCGCGCAGTGCGGGTCCCCGCCGTCCGCCGCCATCCGCTCCCCCTCCCCTTCGAGCAGCGAGGGCAGCGCCGCGATCAGCGCGGTGAGCGCCCCGGTCGTCCGGACGTCGGCGGCGGTGACACCGGGGAGTGGAACGCGCCGGCGCTCCGGGGCAGAAGCGGGGCGGGACCATCGGCAGGGCATCACGGACCAGGGCACCGTGGGGATCGTCCACGTCCACTCTGCGCCGGCGATGTGCCGCGTCCTCGTCAGTCCTCTGTACGCCCGCCGGTGTACGCCCGCCGGCGGGCCCGCTCCTGGCGGGCGTTGGAACGGCG
Coding sequences within it:
- a CDS encoding SanA/YdcF family protein, encoding MNIRRPRLPRTRAGRRRLAQAVMAGCVLALLPATWLYVSTADRLGTTADAPRAEVAVVFGAGLWDGEPSPYLAHRLDAAATLYREGRIKVVLVTGDNSRKDYDEPDAMRAYLTKHGVPDARIVSDYAGFDTWDSCVRAKKIFGVDRAVLISQGFHIRRAVALCEAAGVDSYGVGVDAKHDVTWYYGGAREVFAAGKAALDAVFEPDPRFLGPKEPGVTRALADGR
- a CDS encoding molybdopterin oxidoreductase family protein — protein: MRTTSTPTHCPYCALQCGMALSPLPTGGVEVVERADFPVNRGALCGKGRTAPEVLSSRVRLTSPLVRSGDSLVPATWDEALDRIAGELARVRAEHGADALGVFGGGGLTNEKAYTLGKFARVVLGTSQIDYNGRFCMSSAAAAGIKAFGLDRGLPFPLEDIPKTGCVILVGSNLAETMPPSLRFFNELRENGGTLIVIDPRRTKTAEQADLHLAPRPGTDLALALGLLHLIVAEGRVDEEYVRERTVGWEDARAAAMAHWPEYVERITGVSVPELRETVRLFCEPEAAMVLTARGPEQQSKGTDTVGAWINLCLATGRAGRPLSGYGCLTGQGNGQGGREHGQKADQLPGYRKLDDPAARAHVAEVWGIDPDSLPGPGRSAYELLDALGTDIRSLLLMGSNPVVSAPRAAHVEERIKSLDFLAVCDVVLSETAALADVVLPVTQWAEETGTTTNLEGRVLLRRQAITAPEGVRSDLEVLHELAARLGVEKGFPTEPEEVFEELRRASAGGIADYSGISYERLAQGAGEGVFWPCPAEDVRNGEDGDEAEEKPSGTPRLFLDRFATPDGRARFVPVSHRPAAEEPDDDYPVLLTTGRVVAQYQSGAQTRRVDELNAAAPGPFVELHPRLAARLGAAEGDPLAVVSRRGRAVAPARITTGIRPDTVFMPFHWPGEGRANTLTNPALDPTSRMPEFKVCAVRVEKAALQDRSRTAPGPLQAL
- a CDS encoding DUF6215 domain-containing protein, which translates into the protein MVEEVGAPEKGPNAWAQAIAALVVVGALGGGLFVIQKNDAKAADKPATCSVDDKDEKADKAARAAHRISGTQLCTALNRADLPTLAGTPQEHALTAYGSDGSVEMAGGTEIPTPEGTVQLDTYTVKLSRSYDDLPIAGMEDLLNEAEKKTILGHPAVLYSGQTFSIQFNLGGGKSETGPGGIARTLVVAPDSKDGGGSYELAIWRQDSVRPDDAALLRIAQKVLPTVPGWAAAR